In Streptomyces sp. NBC_01707, a genomic segment contains:
- a CDS encoding IS701 family transposase codes for MGGDLADVRLWAGELSAVHERFVHRFSRQEPRDSALAYMRGLIAPLERKNGWTLAEEAGHTGPDRIHRLLNRIEWDADEVLDDVREYVVEHLGDPDAVLIVDDTGLLKKGIRSAGVQRQYSGTAGRTENSQIGVFLAYATGRGRTLIDRRLYLPTSWTDDRERCRRAGVDDSVAFETKVAMAKAMVRRAIRDRIPFRWVTADAAYGYSKGWRSELEQADVFHVMATTRHDTVVTRWAMDHPVHDLFTGLPRQKWKRRSCGAGAHGPRIYDWARVEVRPWHREDRRHWVVARRSVSRPHEISYYIAYCPADTTLDELISIAGSRWAVEECFQTAKQECGLDDYQVRRYPGWHRHMTLAMAAHACLTVLRARELDLDGESAETDGVGRCCRDPAALPHRGRD; via the coding sequence ATGGGTGGGGACCTTGCTGATGTCAGGTTGTGGGCCGGGGAATTGAGTGCGGTGCACGAGCGGTTCGTGCACCGGTTCAGTCGGCAGGAGCCGCGGGATTCGGCGCTCGCGTATATGCGGGGGCTGATCGCTCCGCTGGAGCGGAAGAATGGCTGGACGCTCGCGGAGGAAGCCGGGCACACAGGACCTGACCGCATCCACCGGTTGCTGAACCGGATCGAGTGGGACGCCGACGAGGTCCTGGACGACGTGCGCGAGTACGTCGTGGAACATCTCGGGGATCCGGACGCTGTCCTGATCGTGGATGACACCGGCTTGCTCAAGAAGGGGATCCGCTCGGCAGGGGTGCAACGGCAGTACTCCGGCACCGCCGGACGTACCGAGAACAGCCAGATCGGTGTGTTCCTCGCCTATGCGACGGGCCGGGGCCGCACGCTGATCGACCGCCGCTTGTATCTGCCCACGTCGTGGACGGACGACCGTGAACGATGCAGGCGTGCTGGTGTCGACGACAGTGTCGCCTTCGAGACGAAGGTGGCTATGGCCAAGGCGATGGTCCGCCGGGCGATCAGAGACAGGATCCCGTTCCGGTGGGTGACCGCGGATGCCGCCTATGGATATAGCAAGGGCTGGCGGTCCGAGCTGGAACAGGCGGACGTCTTTCACGTGATGGCCACCACCCGGCACGACACCGTCGTCACCCGCTGGGCGATGGATCACCCCGTCCACGACCTGTTCACCGGACTGCCACGGCAGAAGTGGAAGCGTCGTTCCTGCGGCGCCGGGGCCCACGGCCCGCGGATCTACGACTGGGCACGAGTGGAGGTGAGGCCCTGGCATCGCGAGGACCGCCGGCATTGGGTTGTCGCCCGCCGCAGCGTCAGCCGGCCTCACGAGATCTCGTACTACATCGCCTACTGTCCCGCCGACACCACCCTGGACGAGCTGATCTCAATAGCAGGCAGCCGGTGGGCTGTTGAGGAGTGCTTCCAGACCGCGAAGCAGGAGTGCGGCCTGGACGACTACCAGGTCCGACGCTATCCCGGCTGGCACCGCCACATGACTTTGGCCATGGCCGCCCATGCCTGCCTGACCGTCCTGCGGGCCAGGGAGCTAGACCTGGACGGGGAAAGCGCAGAAACGGATGGCGTTGGCCGCTGCTGCCGGGATCCCGCAGCTCTTCCTCATCGCGGACGTGACTGA
- a CDS encoding polyprenyl synthetase family protein: MLGLRPAVAEPVGSVDGALTTRDAVHAVEVALGQILDEGLCRAREADPVFAREVADRVSAFVRRGGKRLRSAFAWCGWRAAGGRGDAAAVVNTGAALELVQACALIHDDVMDGSPMRRGAPAMHVDLARMHLDERMAGAPETFASSVAVLAGDLALAWADDLLTETALASPFGVRIHREWQAMRTEMVAGQYRDIRAQATGSSGLDEAVRIATLKSALYTVERPLALGASLNGADASILEALRSAGRCAGLAFQFSDDLLGAFGDPALTGKPADDDLRTRKLTYLLAVGHSIADTSGNEEAADALAPGKAPVPDDAVCRMRTVLEQTGARAVVEAKISELAAASLRHFDRTGAEPFVRQEFASLVERASGLPPKRTGEGV; this comes from the coding sequence ATGCTGGGACTGCGGCCAGCTGTGGCCGAACCTGTCGGGTCGGTCGACGGAGCTCTCACGACCCGCGATGCCGTCCATGCCGTCGAGGTGGCGCTCGGGCAGATCCTCGACGAAGGGCTGTGCCGAGCTCGCGAGGCGGATCCAGTCTTCGCGCGGGAGGTTGCCGATCGCGTATCGGCATTCGTCCGACGCGGTGGGAAGCGGCTGCGTTCGGCGTTCGCGTGGTGCGGCTGGCGGGCGGCCGGCGGAAGGGGTGATGCCGCGGCGGTAGTAAACACGGGTGCGGCTCTGGAACTGGTTCAGGCATGCGCTCTCATACACGACGACGTGATGGACGGATCGCCGATGCGCCGGGGTGCACCGGCGATGCACGTGGACCTCGCGCGTATGCACCTTGACGAACGGATGGCAGGCGCGCCCGAGACGTTCGCGTCTTCGGTCGCGGTACTCGCTGGCGACCTTGCCCTGGCCTGGGCGGACGACCTGCTGACCGAAACGGCACTTGCCTCGCCTTTCGGTGTCCGGATCCACCGGGAGTGGCAGGCTATGCGCACCGAAATGGTCGCCGGGCAGTACCGGGACATTCGGGCGCAAGCCACCGGATCGTCCGGACTCGACGAGGCGGTGAGAATCGCCACGCTCAAGAGCGCCCTGTACACGGTCGAGCGCCCGCTGGCTCTTGGCGCGTCCCTGAACGGTGCCGACGCCTCCATTCTGGAGGCGCTGCGCTCCGCTGGACGCTGTGCCGGGCTGGCCTTCCAGTTCAGCGATGACCTGCTCGGCGCTTTCGGCGACCCGGCCTTGACGGGCAAGCCCGCCGACGACGACCTGCGAACGCGCAAGCTCACCTATCTACTGGCCGTCGGCCATAGCATCGCCGATACCTCCGGCAACGAGGAGGCGGCCGACGCGCTTGCGCCGGGCAAGGCTCCTGTTCCGGACGACGCCGTATGCCGGATGCGGACAGTACTGGAGCAGACCGGTGCGCGAGCCGTCGTGGAGGCGAAGATCTCGGAGCTGGCCGCGGCGAGCCTACGGCACTTCGATCGGACCGGTGCGGAGCCTTTCGTGCGGCAGGAGTTCGCCTCACTGGTGGAGCGAGCTTCGGGTCTGCCGCCGAAGCGCACCGGGGAGGGCGTGTGA
- a CDS encoding phytoene desaturase yields MRTVSGPTDHVVVVGAGLSGLACALHLLGARRRVTVIERDAGPGGRAGRVRLGGYEVDTGPTVLTMPHLADEAFAAVDDSLERHVELTALHPAYRADFADGSSLDVHTDCEAMEAEVRRFAGPGEAAGYRELRDWLGRLYQAQMRRFIDTNFDSPFQLLHPDLAHLAALGGFGRLDRRIGHFLADPRLRRVFSFQALYAGVAPARALAAYAVIAYMDTVAGVWFPKGGMHALPRGMASAAAEAGVEFRWSAEVTALERSAGRVRAVRLASGERIPCDVVVLSCELPAAHQLLGRAPRRPVRLRRSPSAVILHAGTDRTWPGLAHHTLSFGAAWERTFDELTRSGRLMSDPSLLITRPTTHDPDLAPPGRHLHYVLAPCPNTDVGPAATDWRDLGPRYRDSLVAELQRRGLDGFADSIQEELLVTPLDWAAQGHAAGSPFSVSHTFAQTGPFRPRNLVRHLENVVLAGCGTTPGVGVPTVLISGKLAAARVTGGARRTRAFPRRPASHRSGAAVNMKGIHDPS; encoded by the coding sequence GTGAGGACAGTATCGGGGCCAACGGACCACGTCGTCGTGGTGGGCGCCGGGCTGTCCGGCCTCGCCTGCGCCCTACATCTGCTGGGCGCCCGACGCAGGGTGACGGTCATCGAACGTGACGCCGGCCCCGGCGGCCGGGCCGGCCGCGTTCGTCTCGGAGGCTACGAGGTGGACACGGGGCCCACCGTGCTGACCATGCCGCACCTGGCGGACGAAGCCTTCGCGGCCGTGGACGACAGCCTGGAGCGCCACGTAGAGCTGACAGCCTTGCACCCCGCCTACCGGGCAGATTTCGCGGACGGGTCCTCACTAGACGTACACACTGACTGCGAGGCGATGGAGGCCGAGGTCAGGCGGTTCGCCGGACCCGGCGAGGCAGCCGGATACCGCGAACTGCGGGATTGGCTGGGGCGGCTGTACCAGGCGCAGATGCGGCGCTTCATCGACACGAACTTCGACTCCCCATTCCAGCTCCTGCACCCAGACTTGGCTCACCTCGCGGCCTTGGGCGGCTTTGGGCGTCTGGACCGGCGCATCGGCCACTTCCTCGCCGACCCTCGCCTACGCCGTGTCTTCTCCTTCCAAGCCCTGTACGCGGGAGTCGCCCCGGCCAGGGCGCTCGCGGCCTACGCGGTCATCGCCTACATGGACACTGTCGCCGGCGTCTGGTTCCCCAAGGGGGGGATGCACGCCCTGCCTCGCGGGATGGCAAGCGCGGCGGCAGAGGCGGGTGTCGAGTTCCGCTGGTCGGCCGAGGTCACGGCGCTGGAACGCTCGGCGGGCCGAGTACGTGCCGTACGGCTGGCCTCGGGCGAGCGGATTCCGTGTGATGTGGTGGTGCTGTCCTGCGAGCTGCCAGCCGCGCACCAGCTGCTGGGACGCGCTCCCCGGCGCCCGGTACGTCTGCGTCGCTCACCGTCCGCTGTCATCCTGCACGCCGGAACCGACCGCACGTGGCCCGGCCTCGCGCACCACACCCTTTCGTTCGGTGCAGCCTGGGAACGCACTTTCGACGAACTAACTCGCTCGGGAAGACTAATGAGCGACCCGTCGCTGCTGATCACCCGGCCGACGACACACGATCCCGACCTAGCCCCACCCGGAAGGCATCTCCATTACGTGCTGGCGCCCTGCCCAAACACGGATGTTGGCCCCGCCGCCACCGACTGGCGAGACCTGGGACCCCGCTACCGTGACAGCCTGGTCGCCGAGCTGCAGCGACGTGGTCTGGACGGTTTCGCGGACAGCATCCAGGAGGAGCTCCTGGTGACGCCGCTTGACTGGGCGGCGCAGGGGCATGCAGCCGGCAGCCCCTTCTCGGTCTCCCACACGTTCGCCCAGACCGGCCCCTTCCGGCCGCGCAACCTGGTGCGGCATTTGGAGAACGTCGTACTGGCCGGCTGCGGCACGACTCCCGGGGTGGGGGTGCCGACAGTACTCATCAGCGGCAAGCTCGCCGCCGCACGCGTCACTGGCGGCGCCCGCAGAACACGGGCATTTCCCCGCCGCCCGGCATCGCACCGTTCAGGTGCCGCCGTAAACATGAAAGGCATCCATGACCCGTCGTGA
- a CDS encoding phytoene/squalene synthase family protein: MTRRELDAAGITEPDLRADYSQCRRLNARHGKSYFLATRLLPVERRSAVHALYGFARWADDIVDGLDQPRNSTERGRRLRSLERDLARALRTGLGDGPVVRAVADTAERYGIDHSLFADFLISMYSDLHVTDYPTYNDLRAYMHGSAAVIGLQMLPVLGTVVPREEAAPHAAALGVAFQLTNFLRDMGEDLDRGRVYLPADLLTAHGVDRTLLEWSRRTGRRDPRIRAALIAAEAMTRRVYQAAEPGIAMLDPRARPCIRTAFTLYGGILDAIAHQDYAVLHHRAVVSLGRRAATATAGVVRVAGARWRARTTPQAPRTNGAGVPTEGPAK; this comes from the coding sequence ATGACCCGTCGTGAACTGGACGCCGCCGGGATCACCGAGCCGGACCTGCGCGCCGACTACTCCCAGTGCCGACGGCTCAACGCTCGCCACGGCAAGTCGTACTTCCTGGCCACCCGTCTCCTTCCCGTGGAACGCCGGTCCGCGGTACACGCTCTGTACGGTTTCGCCCGCTGGGCGGACGACATCGTGGACGGACTCGACCAGCCACGGAATTCGACGGAGCGTGGCCGGCGGTTGCGGTCTCTGGAGAGGGACCTGGCGCGAGCACTACGGACAGGCCTGGGAGACGGCCCCGTCGTCCGGGCCGTCGCCGACACCGCCGAGCGCTACGGCATCGACCACTCGCTCTTCGCCGACTTCCTGATCTCGATGTACAGCGACCTGCACGTCACCGACTATCCGACCTACAACGATCTGCGGGCCTACATGCACGGCTCGGCGGCCGTCATCGGACTGCAGATGCTGCCCGTCCTCGGCACCGTCGTTCCTCGTGAGGAGGCAGCGCCGCATGCGGCGGCCCTCGGGGTAGCCTTCCAGCTCACCAACTTCCTGCGGGACATGGGCGAGGACCTGGACCGAGGCCGCGTGTACCTACCGGCTGACTTGCTCACCGCACACGGCGTGGACAGGACACTGCTGGAGTGGAGCCGCCGCACGGGGCGCCGTGACCCACGCATCCGGGCGGCGCTCATCGCTGCCGAGGCCATGACGAGAAGGGTCTACCAAGCAGCGGAACCGGGCATCGCCATGCTCGATCCGCGGGCCCGCCCCTGTATCCGCACCGCGTTCACGCTCTACGGCGGCATCCTTGACGCGATCGCTCACCAGGACTATGCGGTGCTCCACCACCGCGCTGTGGTGTCACTGGGACGGCGTGCGGCCACGGCCACCGCGGGAGTCGTACGCGTCGCGGGTGCGCGGTGGCGTGCACGCACGACTCCTCAGGCACCCCGAACGAACGGCGCCGGAGTCCCGACGGAAGGACCTGCGAAGTGA
- a CDS encoding DUF5914 domain-containing protein: MSRRAIRPDWTTPLRRRRRSGWATQTPTWRQARPALIDGALKRALARPSGNWFVVGASRDVREGGGPYARTVSGVEVVLWRSDGGELHAGPGVCPHLGAPLADSRVVCGALVCHWHGLSLDGGSFGGWDPYPVYDDGVLVWVRLDTVGGEEPSERPVVPVRPAAGSGVDAVFTSVGRCEPEDVVANRLDPWHGSWFHPYSFVDLTVTRPLLGDQHAQHDVFVVHVSFRVTGRLVVPVRAEFTAPEPRTVVMRITEGEGSTSVVETHATPLTGESEAVQSTAVIEAIIAASDRRGFALARAAAPALRPLMRRAAGRLWRDDLAYAERRWALRRSGRFPG; the protein is encoded by the coding sequence GTGAGCAGACGAGCGATCCGGCCCGACTGGACAACGCCCCTGCGGCGTCGCCGCCGGTCGGGCTGGGCCACGCAGACGCCGACCTGGCGGCAGGCCCGTCCGGCGCTGATCGACGGGGCCCTCAAGCGGGCGTTGGCTCGCCCGTCTGGCAATTGGTTCGTCGTTGGCGCCTCCCGGGATGTGCGTGAAGGCGGCGGTCCTTACGCCAGGACGGTAAGCGGCGTCGAGGTCGTCCTTTGGCGGTCGGACGGTGGTGAGCTGCACGCGGGGCCGGGTGTCTGCCCGCATCTCGGTGCGCCGCTGGCTGACAGCCGGGTGGTGTGCGGCGCGCTGGTGTGTCACTGGCACGGGCTGTCCCTGGACGGCGGATCGTTCGGCGGCTGGGACCCGTACCCGGTGTACGACGACGGCGTCCTGGTGTGGGTGCGGCTGGACACGGTCGGTGGTGAAGAGCCTTCGGAGCGTCCCGTGGTGCCGGTACGGCCGGCGGCGGGCAGCGGGGTGGACGCAGTGTTCACGTCGGTGGGGCGGTGCGAACCGGAGGACGTGGTCGCCAACCGCCTGGACCCGTGGCACGGTTCGTGGTTCCACCCCTACTCGTTCGTCGATCTGACGGTGACTCGGCCCCTGCTCGGTGACCAGCACGCCCAGCACGACGTCTTTGTCGTCCATGTCTCCTTCCGGGTGACTGGCCGTCTGGTGGTGCCGGTCCGGGCGGAGTTCACCGCGCCCGAACCGCGCACGGTGGTCATGCGCATCACGGAGGGAGAGGGCTCTACGTCCGTGGTGGAAACGCACGCGACGCCACTGACCGGTGAAAGTGAAGCCGTGCAGAGTACAGCGGTGATCGAAGCGATCATCGCGGCCTCGGACCGCAGGGGATTCGCTCTGGCACGGGCAGCCGCACCCGCGCTGCGCCCGCTGATGCGCAGAGCAGCCGGGCGGCTCTGGCGAGACGACCTCGCCTACGCCGAGCGGCGCTGGGCTTTGCGGCGCTCGGGCCGCTTCCCCGGATAA
- a CDS encoding FAD-dependent oxidoreductase — MSARARAVRRGRDRKAERWTPFPGRERFARDDAPNVAVVGGGIAGLAAATLLAERGARVTLYERDDALGGRLAGGLTRLADGSEATMSRGFHAFFRQYYNLRGLLRRTDPGLDRLRPLPDYPLQHSGGLTDGFARVPRTPPLSALGFVALSPTFSWRDLAAMDARAALPLLDVRVPAVYERFDMISATDFLASVRFPEAAHHLAFEVFSRSFFADPHELSAAELLLMFHIYFLGSAEGLLFDVPTEPFPQALWEPLGDYLQRLGVNVRTGTPVHGVHPHDERGVRVLTDTDEHLCDAAVLALDSGALRGLVASSPGLGSPVWRDDIAALRTAPPFLVSRLWLNRPVHADRPGFLGTSGYDGLDNISVLNHYEGEAARWAARTGGSVVELHAYAVAAHTTPQAVQDHLVKSLRRIYPETRGARIVDVRHEWRSDCPHFPVGSYQRRPPVLTPHPRVTLAGDAIRCDLPVALMERAATTGFLAAGALLARWGVRGQILWTVPRAGRSPVLRALGAWARR, encoded by the coding sequence GTGAGCGCGCGCGCCCGTGCCGTTCGGCGAGGCCGCGACCGGAAGGCCGAGCGGTGGACGCCCTTTCCCGGCCGTGAGCGTTTCGCACGCGATGACGCTCCTAACGTCGCCGTGGTCGGTGGCGGCATCGCCGGCCTCGCCGCGGCCACCCTGCTCGCCGAACGAGGTGCCCGCGTCACCCTCTACGAACGCGATGATGCGCTCGGCGGCCGGCTCGCGGGCGGGCTCACCCGTCTGGCCGATGGTTCCGAGGCCACCATGAGCCGCGGCTTCCACGCCTTCTTCCGGCAGTACTACAACCTACGCGGCCTGCTGCGGAGAACCGACCCCGGACTCGACCGTCTGCGACCGCTGCCCGATTACCCCCTGCAGCACAGCGGGGGACTGACCGACGGATTCGCCCGCGTTCCTCGGACACCGCCCCTGAGCGCGCTCGGATTCGTCGCTCTGAGCCCAACGTTCAGTTGGCGCGATCTCGCCGCCATGGACGCCAGGGCGGCACTGCCCCTCCTCGATGTCCGGGTGCCCGCTGTCTACGAACGGTTCGACATGATCAGCGCGACCGACTTCCTGGCAAGCGTCCGCTTCCCGGAGGCCGCGCACCATCTTGCGTTCGAGGTGTTCTCACGCAGCTTCTTCGCCGACCCACATGAACTGTCCGCCGCGGAACTCCTGCTGATGTTCCACATCTACTTCCTCGGCTCCGCGGAGGGCCTGCTCTTCGACGTGCCGACCGAACCCTTCCCGCAAGCCCTGTGGGAACCGCTCGGCGACTACCTCCAGCGCCTCGGGGTGAACGTGCGCACCGGCACGCCCGTGCATGGCGTACATCCGCACGACGAGCGGGGAGTGCGGGTACTGACCGACACCGATGAACACCTCTGCGACGCGGCGGTCCTGGCCCTCGACTCTGGAGCTCTGCGCGGCCTTGTCGCCTCGTCGCCCGGTCTGGGCAGCCCTGTGTGGCGGGACGACATCGCCGCGCTGCGCACCGCCCCGCCCTTCCTCGTCTCCCGGCTCTGGCTGAACCGCCCCGTCCACGCCGACCGCCCTGGATTCCTCGGCACCAGCGGCTACGACGGGCTCGACAACATCAGTGTCCTGAATCACTACGAGGGTGAGGCCGCCCGTTGGGCTGCCCGGACCGGCGGCTCGGTGGTGGAACTACACGCCTACGCCGTCGCCGCCCACACCACACCGCAGGCGGTGCAAGACCACCTCGTCAAAAGTCTGCGCCGGATCTACCCCGAAACACGAGGCGCACGGATCGTGGACGTCCGGCACGAGTGGCGCTCCGACTGCCCGCATTTCCCGGTCGGCTCATACCAACGCCGGCCCCCGGTGCTGACCCCCCACCCTCGAGTAACCCTCGCAGGCGACGCGATCCGCTGTGACCTGCCCGTTGCGCTCATGGAACGCGCGGCCACCACCGGGTTCCTGGCAGCCGGCGCCCTCCTCGCCAGGTGGGGAGTCCGGGGGCAGATACTGTGGACGGTGCCCAGGGCCGGCCGCTCACCTGTGCTGCGGGCTCTCGGGGCATGGGCACGACGCTGA
- a CDS encoding class I SAM-dependent methyltransferase: MTLLRDHDLARAFDHASGTYDSLTALNPGYRTDLLRSARRLKLPDDGAGLNVLDLGCGTGASTRALLRAAPRARITAVDASSGMLKRALTKPWPARVRFLHLRVEDMATAGEGPCDAVFAAYLFRNVTDPDTVLETLRTILLRPGGRLAVHEYSLSGSSAHRALWTAVCRGVIIPAGTLSGDRALYRHLWRSVLDFDTAHAFTARLNRVGFTEVRATPVAGWQTGIVHTFLARTHHVIPSTVGGGR; encoded by the coding sequence ATGACACTGCTGCGCGACCACGATCTGGCACGCGCCTTCGACCACGCGTCCGGCACCTACGACAGCCTCACCGCTCTCAACCCCGGCTACCGCACCGACCTCCTCCGCTCGGCGCGCCGCCTCAAGCTTCCCGATGACGGAGCCGGACTGAACGTACTCGACCTCGGCTGCGGCACTGGTGCCTCCACACGGGCCCTGCTACGGGCCGCACCCCGCGCCCGGATCACCGCGGTCGACGCCTCATCGGGGATGCTGAAGCGAGCGCTTACCAAACCGTGGCCAGCCCGCGTGCGCTTCCTGCACCTGAGAGTCGAGGACATGGCGACGGCGGGTGAGGGCCCCTGCGACGCGGTCTTCGCCGCCTACCTCTTCCGTAACGTCACCGATCCCGACACAGTCCTCGAAACCCTCCGGACCATCCTGTTGCGGCCGGGTGGACGCCTAGCCGTCCACGAGTACAGCCTCAGCGGCTCGTCGGCGCACCGCGCCCTATGGACGGCGGTATGCCGCGGCGTAATCATCCCGGCGGGCACGCTCAGCGGCGACCGCGCCCTCTACCGTCACCTGTGGCGCAGCGTTCTGGACTTCGACACCGCGCACGCTTTCACCGCCCGCCTTAACCGTGTGGGATTCACCGAGGTGCGCGCGACCCCCGTCGCTGGATGGCAGACCGGCATCGTGCACACTTTCCTCGCACGAACCCACCACGTCATCCCTTCGACGGTCGGAGGCGGCCGGTGA
- a CDS encoding lycopene cyclase family protein, whose translation MSDVVIVGGGAAGLSLAYRLAESAAATFTVVEPPEGAQRPPERTWCYWELGKGDFDDAVHASWSMLRIHGKDDSEVTVDPAPLRYRMLRSAAFERLVHARVSRSPNGRIVRATADIVRNTGDGAEVRCTASDGRTLTLRARHVFDSRPRPTLPPARTQLMQHFCGWFVRTGTDRFDPVVADLMDFRVPQPRGGLAFGYVLPLAPDRALVEYTEFSRTPLHATAYDAALTDYTRNVLELGPFVVESTESGVIPMTDARFARRIAPAVFRIGTAGGATRPATGYTFAAIQRQSRAVAASLRDGRVVVPPPHGARALAMDAVLLRALDTGRIDGPDFFTGLFRRVPPQRLLRFLDGDTSPWEEWCIGLRTPIGPMMRTAIELPFLARRFHPDPRMGDNHR comes from the coding sequence ATGTCAGATGTGGTCATCGTCGGTGGTGGAGCAGCAGGCCTCAGCCTGGCGTACCGGCTGGCGGAGAGTGCCGCCGCCACCTTCACGGTCGTGGAACCGCCGGAGGGGGCGCAGCGTCCGCCTGAGCGGACGTGGTGCTACTGGGAGCTGGGCAAGGGCGACTTCGACGATGCGGTCCACGCCTCGTGGTCGATGCTGCGAATCCATGGGAAAGACGACAGCGAGGTCACCGTGGACCCCGCCCCGCTGCGCTACCGCATGCTCCGCTCCGCGGCATTCGAACGACTGGTACACGCCCGCGTGTCCCGCTCGCCCAACGGGAGGATCGTGCGCGCCACGGCGGACATTGTCCGCAACACGGGCGACGGGGCGGAGGTCCGATGTACGGCCTCCGACGGCCGGACGCTCACACTTCGTGCCCGCCACGTCTTCGACTCGCGCCCCCGACCCACCCTGCCACCGGCACGCACACAACTGATGCAGCACTTCTGCGGCTGGTTCGTACGCACGGGCACAGACCGGTTCGATCCCGTGGTCGCCGACCTCATGGACTTCCGCGTGCCGCAACCGCGAGGCGGGCTCGCCTTCGGCTACGTCCTGCCGCTGGCGCCAGACCGGGCGCTTGTCGAGTACACGGAGTTCTCCCGAACCCCGCTACACGCAACAGCGTACGACGCGGCGTTGACCGACTACACCCGTAACGTTCTGGAACTCGGCCCGTTCGTCGTGGAGTCGACGGAGAGCGGCGTCATTCCCATGACAGACGCGCGCTTCGCCCGCCGGATTGCGCCCGCCGTCTTCCGAATCGGAACCGCGGGCGGTGCCACCCGCCCGGCGACCGGCTACACCTTCGCCGCGATCCAGCGGCAGAGCCGGGCAGTGGCCGCCAGCCTGCGCGACGGCCGCGTCGTCGTGCCCCCTCCGCACGGGGCGCGGGCACTCGCCATGGATGCGGTACTGCTGCGAGCCTTGGACACCGGGCGTATCGACGGCCCCGACTTCTTCACCGGCCTGTTCCGCCGTGTCCCACCTCAGCGCCTGCTGCGGTTCCTCGACGGCGACACCTCGCCGTGGGAGGAATGGTGCATCGGCCTGCGCACCCCGATCGGCCCCATGATGCGGACCGCCATCGAACTCCCCTTCCTGGCCCGCCGCTTCCACCCAGACCCACGCATGGGAGACAACCACCGATGA
- a CDS encoding Rieske 2Fe-2S domain-containing protein codes for MRQALKRVLPSASGPGRIIQGMDRLEHAAALDGIVEHVRNTVRAVPLGRARDVLHGRWLGHPVHPLMVQVPIGTWFSAAVLDLLPGQRRAASTLIGVGLAAAVPAAAAGWADWAELQHRQMRVGLVHAAANATGVGLYAGSITARVRGRTALGKALGFAGLAVVGLGGAIGGHLAYRQASGANHAEVVPELVTPGWHDIGDVADFPVGRAVRRHVDDVAVLVVRESGNRVRILADSCSHMGGPLSQGAIDDGCVRCPWHGSVFRLQDGWNVRGPATAPQPAFDTRITDGHVEARLLGTEAAGTADPSHDPA; via the coding sequence ATGCGGCAGGCGTTGAAGCGCGTACTGCCGTCCGCTTCGGGCCCGGGCAGGATCATCCAGGGTATGGACCGGCTGGAGCACGCTGCCGCCTTGGACGGCATCGTCGAGCACGTCCGCAATACGGTTCGAGCGGTTCCCCTCGGCCGTGCGAGGGACGTGCTGCACGGCCGCTGGCTGGGCCATCCCGTTCACCCGCTGATGGTGCAGGTGCCGATCGGCACCTGGTTCTCGGCGGCCGTGCTCGACCTGCTCCCGGGACAGCGCAGGGCAGCGAGCACTTTGATCGGCGTCGGGCTTGCTGCTGCCGTTCCGGCGGCCGCGGCGGGCTGGGCCGACTGGGCGGAGCTGCAGCACCGGCAGATGCGGGTAGGGCTGGTGCACGCGGCCGCGAACGCCACGGGAGTGGGGCTCTACGCGGGATCTATCACTGCTCGAGTACGGGGGCGCACCGCGCTGGGCAAGGCGCTCGGGTTCGCCGGCTTGGCGGTTGTCGGTCTCGGCGGGGCGATCGGCGGTCACCTGGCCTACCGGCAGGCTTCTGGCGCCAATCACGCCGAAGTGGTGCCGGAGTTGGTGACGCCGGGGTGGCACGACATCGGGGACGTCGCCGACTTCCCCGTCGGCAGAGCGGTCCGGCGGCACGTCGACGATGTGGCCGTCCTAGTCGTGCGCGAGAGCGGCAACCGTGTCCGCATTTTGGCCGACTCGTGCAGTCACATGGGTGGCCCCCTGTCCCAGGGCGCGATCGACGACGGCTGCGTCCGCTGCCCCTGGCACGGCAGCGTCTTCCGCCTCCAGGACGGCTGGAATGTACGCGGACCCGCGACCGCCCCTCAGCCCGCCTTCGACACCCGGATCACCGATGGCCATGTCGAGGCTCGGCTGCTCGGCACGGAAGCGGCAGGCACAGCCGACCCATCGCACGATCCGGCTTAG